The following coding sequences are from one Thermodesulfobacteriota bacterium window:
- a CDS encoding helix-turn-helix transcriptional regulator codes for MWIEQYNFVILIKEVRIQLDLSQENLAREIGVSYATVNRWENGRFLPSRMALRFVETYCDKMIELGRLQLPENL; via the coding sequence TTGTGGATCGAACAGTACAATTTTGTGATACTTATCAAGGAGGTCCGTATACAGCTTGACCTTAGCCAAGAGAATCTCGCGAGGGAGATCGGGGTAAGCTATGCCACGGTCAACCGGTGGGAAAATGGGCGGTTTCTGCCATCCAGAATGGCATTGAGATTTGTTGAAACCTATTGCGATAAAATGATCGAATTGGGAAGACTACAACTGCCTGAAAATCTATAA